In Betaproteobacteria bacterium, the sequence AACGTGGGAGAGTCACGGAAGTGCACACCGTGCTGTGACAACCATTCGCCCGCCGCACCCCAGCTTGCCAGCCACTTGAACGGCATCTCGATGCCGTTCAACCCCGCCATCCCCTTGAGCACGATCAGCGCCGCATCGAAGGACGTCGCGCGGAAGAAGACCCAGGCTACGACCACGGCGAGGAAGGTCAGCGCCTGCGCGGCAAGCCGGCCGCCGCGGCTGTGCGCGTCTTTCCACCCGAGGCGCCGACGCAGCACGTGCCATGCGTGATTCACTACGAGATAGAGCCCGTGCAGACCGCCCCAGACGACGAAGGTCCAGTTCGCACCGTGCCACAGGCCGCCCAGCAGCATCGTCACCATCAGGTTCACGTAGCGCCGGCCGCCGCCGTGGCGGTTGCCCCCGAGCGGGATGTAAAGGTAATCGCGCAGGAGGCGCGACAGCGTCATGTGCCAGCGCCGCCAGAAGTCGCTGATGTTCTCCGCCTTGTAGGGCGAATTGAAGTTGAGCGGCAGATTGATGCCGAAGAGGCGCGACAGGCCGATCGCCATGTCGCAGTAGCCGGAGAAGTCGAAGTACAGGCGCAGGGTGTAGGCGAGCGCACCGCCCCAGGCATCGAGGAGCGGCAACGCGGTACCGGCGGCGGCGGCGGCGAACACCGTCGTCGAATGCGGTGCGATGCCATCGGCAAGCACCGTCTTCTTGAAGAGCCCGATGAAGAAGATGGTGAGCCCGACCGCGATGTTCTCCCACTGCATGCGATAGGTCGCCGCCCGGTCGAACTGCGGCATCATCTCCGCGTGATGCAGGATCGGCCCCGCGATGAGATGCGGAAAGTAGGTGACGAAGAGTGCGTAGTGCACGAGGTTGTACTCGCGCACCTTGCCCTGCGCCGCGTCCACCAGGTAGGCGATCTGGGTAAAGGTGTAGAACGAGATGCCGAGCGGCAGCAC encodes:
- a CDS encoding MBOAT family protein, translated to MLFNSYAFILGFLPVTFFVFFAIALKNHRAAAAWLALASFFFYGWWSPKYILLLAFSIVVNFNVGKGIQRLLRSEEPRRAQQRLVLGVVFNLLLLGYFKYANFFVDNFNHALGTAWMVGEIVLPLGISFYTFTQIAYLVDAAQGKVREYNLVHYALFVTYFPHLIAGPILHHAEMMPQFDRAATYRMQWENIAVGLTIFFIGLFKKTVLADGIAPHSTTVFAAAAAGTALPLLDAWGGALAYTLRLYFDFSGYCDMAIGLSRLFGINLPLNFNSPYKAENISDFWRRWHMTLSRLLRDYLYIPLGGNRHGGGRRYVNLMVTMLLGGLWHGANWTFVVWGGLHGLYLVVNHAWHVLRRRLGWKDAHSRGGRLAAQALTFLAVVVAWVFFRATSFDAALIVLKGMAGLNGIEMPFKWLASWGAAGEWLSQHGVHFRDSPTFAGTQLITWIVVGLVVVWLAPNTQQIMERYDPALDYRPELRPAMPWLRWRPTRRWALAMTIVAYFGMLYMSSGFSEFIYFQF